The Mycobacterium paragordonae genome includes a region encoding these proteins:
- a CDS encoding helix-turn-helix transcriptional regulator yields the protein MDQLLISIAPGVTDALGVSRRAVYRLINEGELTRVKIGTRALVTSSSVRDYVDRLTATAS from the coding sequence ATGGACCAACTTCTTATATCGATTGCGCCGGGGGTTACGGACGCCCTGGGCGTCTCGCGCCGCGCGGTGTATCGCTTGATCAACGAGGGTGAGCTGACACGGGTCAAGATTGGTACTCGTGCGCTGGTGACGTCGTCGAGTGTTCGTGACTACGTCGACCGACTGACCGCTACCGCTTCCTGA
- a CDS encoding helix-turn-helix domain-containing protein, whose amino-acid sequence MITANSVALQPKKSERTAMQVCEVALKLSHDQGAASHSAIAEELGVSVSTVQRSLRRLREQGEIVWDLGPHTLRNALFYRVPGEEVTERANLGVSSESPCHEDRSKILGLKGNDLQEDVLVGREEDSIDSSFLANTNRRINTSRPRRPSILDGRITSLVEEFERYVAPRSERAITSKRRQGWYIAAERLLFVDRRSLDQVRQILAWIFDRQQGVLPSWFLCKWKNAKEFKVTRLYQVVEHWDDLVKAMSDGPSQAVEEVGDLATKVAFMSDEARSSRSEVDNVTPLSREEIDDQVNELITAFAGFRRVPLDRLDEWRRNNWTKTFEIMLRGDRRSFDEVLRVVTGLSDQRLWRWIDVSRYNTPFDIRSREYDDLVSQIQCASTWADQDEKSRPEPLAAVRSWDWEELDYCSPARDECARGSSDMGSHESIERRQRRYEERAEKNRLAVHNDRPVGSV is encoded by the coding sequence GTGATTACCGCGAACAGCGTTGCTCTGCAGCCGAAAAAGTCCGAGAGGACTGCAATGCAGGTTTGCGAGGTCGCCCTGAAGCTCAGCCATGACCAAGGAGCAGCTTCTCACTCGGCCATCGCTGAGGAGCTGGGGGTAAGCGTCAGCACCGTCCAGCGATCCCTGCGACGACTTCGTGAGCAAGGCGAGATCGTATGGGATCTCGGTCCGCACACGCTAAGAAATGCTCTCTTCTACCGAGTTCCGGGCGAAGAAGTGACCGAACGCGCCAACCTGGGCGTTTCTAGCGAATCCCCATGTCACGAAGATCGGTCAAAAATCCTTGGCCTTAAAGGTAATGACCTACAAGAGGATGTATTGGTTGGTAGAGAAGAAGATTCAATAGACTCTTCTTTTCTTGCCAATACAAATAGACGTATCAATACCTCAAGGCCAAGGCGACCCTCGATCCTCGATGGGCGAATCACCTCGCTAGTCGAGGAGTTTGAGCGATACGTCGCTCCTCGGTCCGAGAGGGCTATCACCTCGAAGCGACGCCAAGGGTGGTACATCGCAGCGGAGCGCCTGCTATTCGTCGATCGACGTTCCCTCGATCAAGTGCGTCAGATCCTCGCCTGGATCTTCGATCGACAACAAGGCGTTCTCCCCTCGTGGTTTTTGTGCAAGTGGAAGAACGCCAAAGAGTTCAAGGTCACTCGGCTTTACCAGGTCGTCGAGCACTGGGATGACCTCGTTAAAGCGATGAGCGACGGGCCTTCTCAGGCAGTCGAGGAGGTCGGCGACCTCGCTACGAAGGTAGCCTTCATGTCCGACGAGGCGAGGTCATCTCGCTCGGAGGTCGACAACGTCACGCCTCTTTCACGCGAAGAGATCGACGATCAAGTGAATGAACTGATCACCGCCTTCGCGGGGTTTAGACGAGTGCCTCTCGACCGACTCGACGAGTGGCGACGGAACAACTGGACCAAGACCTTCGAGATTATGCTGCGCGGAGACCGCCGCTCTTTCGATGAAGTGCTCCGCGTCGTTACCGGACTAAGTGACCAACGTTTGTGGCGCTGGATTGACGTCAGCCGCTACAACACCCCATTTGACATCCGCAGCAGAGAGTACGACGACCTCGTCAGCCAGATCCAATGCGCCAGCACGTGGGCCGATCAGGACGAGAAGTCTCGGCCAGAACCTCTGGCTGCTGTTCGCAGCTGGGATTGGGAAGAACTTGACTACTGCTCACCGGCGAGGGATGAGTGCGCCCGGGGGTCGTCCGACATGGGATCCCACGAAAGTATTGAACGCCGCCAGCGGCGTTACGAGGAGCGGGCAGAAAAGAACCGTCTCGCGGTGCACAATGATCGCCCAGTCGGCTCTGTCTGA